The Iamia sp. SCSIO 61187 genomic sequence GGCGGTGGCCCTGGTGCGCCAGGCGCCGACGACCTCGCCGTCGACGAGCACGCCGCCGGGGTGGCCGAGCATGGGCCAGAGGACCTTGTGGTGGGCCTTGTCGGGGACGGTGAGCGTGCGGTCGCGGGCCAGCAGCCACGGGTCGCCGCGGGGGAGGAGGCGGGTGACCCGGGGCGCCGGGGCCTCGGCCAGGGCGTCCAGCACGGCCGGGAGGGTCACCGCCTTGCGCCCGTCGACGGTGACCTCCTCCAGGTCGTCGGGCCAGGCGTCGGCCAGGGCCTTCTGGGTGGTCCCGAGGTAGGTGGCGACGTCGCCCCTCGGCGTCGGTCCGTTGAGCGTCAGGTAGGCGGTGATCAGGTCCTCGGTGCCCGCCCGCCCCTCGGGGAGGCCCGGCCAGCCGGGGATGGGGGCGAGGGTGGCGGTGCCACCGGGCACGAGCCGGGCCCCGCCGGGCAGGGCGGCGACCCGCATCAGCTGGTCCGACAGGTGGTGTGCCTGGCAGCCCCGGCACCACGAGACGGCCACGTCGGGCACCCGCTCGGTGAGGGCGGCGCTGGCCTCGCCCTTGGGCATCTCGTCGGTGACGACCTCC encodes the following:
- a CDS encoding DNA glycosylase AlkZ-like family protein, whose product is MSRTGGAVPDVGRDRVLAHRVAAHQLDRAGPTTATALAIVDLGVQDTPAGSAAQSLAARLPDGAAGDGAGGAGGVDTSDGRRWTSVWGVRGAPHVHRRGDLRALAAALWPIDADDAAARLAGTGTSFRKSGVDSLEVVRLTAAAYGEVVTDEMPKGEASAALTERVPDVAVSWCRGCQAHHLSDQLMRVAALPGGARLVPGGTATLAPIPGWPGLPEGRAGTEDLITAYLTLNGPTPRGDVATYLGTTQKALADAWPDDLEEVTVDGRKAVTLPAVLDALAEAPAPRVTRLLPRGDPWLLARDRTLTVPDKAHHKVLWPMLGHPGGVLVDGEVVGAWRTRATATRLDVTITPFTSIPKARRAEVETEARLVATLRDRDDVRVSWGD